In the Muricauda sp. MAR_2010_75 genome, one interval contains:
- a CDS encoding methylated-DNA--[protein]-cysteine S-methyltransferase, translating into MTAQTEYNYNRIAQAIEFITTNFKEQPSLNEIAESVHLSPFHFQRLFTDWAGVSPKKFMQYISIEYAKQLLKERQATLFDTAQETGFSGTSRLHDLFITIEGMTPGEYKNGGENLTINYSFAESPFGNLIVASTPKGICHMSFIDEEQKGFQDLKFRFPHAEYHQLLDKTQQDGLFIFQHDWSRLDQIKLHLSGTPFQLKVWETLLKIPQGSLTTYGAIAQKIDSPKASRAVGTAIGNNPVAFLIPCHRVIQSSGKLGGYMWGNTRKNAIIGWEAAQMDLAQ; encoded by the coding sequence ATGACAGCACAAACCGAATACAATTACAACAGAATAGCACAGGCCATTGAATTCATTACCACAAACTTTAAAGAGCAGCCTTCCTTAAATGAGATTGCCGAATCAGTCCATTTGAGTCCATTTCATTTTCAAAGGCTGTTTACCGATTGGGCCGGGGTTAGTCCCAAAAAATTTATGCAATACATCAGCATTGAATATGCCAAACAGCTCCTGAAAGAAAGACAGGCGACATTGTTCGACACTGCCCAAGAAACCGGTTTTTCGGGAACGAGCCGACTCCACGATCTTTTTATCACTATTGAGGGAATGACCCCGGGGGAATATAAAAATGGAGGCGAAAATCTAACCATCAACTACAGTTTTGCCGAAAGTCCCTTTGGTAATTTAATTGTGGCCTCTACCCCAAAAGGCATCTGCCACATGTCCTTTATAGATGAAGAACAGAAAGGATTTCAAGATTTAAAATTCCGTTTTCCCCATGCTGAGTATCATCAACTATTGGATAAAACCCAGCAGGATGGATTATTCATTTTTCAACACGATTGGAGTCGACTGGACCAAATTAAATTGCATTTAAGCGGGACCCCATTTCAACTAAAGGTCTGGGAAACTTTACTCAAAATCCCCCAAGGAAGCTTGACCACCTATGGAGCCATTGCCCAAAAAATTGATAGTCCAAAAGCATCAAGGGCGGTGGGCACGGCCATTGGAAACAACCCTGTTGCATTTTTGATTCCCTGCCATAGGGTAATCCAATCTTCTGGAAAACTTGGTGGGTATATGTGGGGCAATACCCGAAAGAATGCCATCATTGGATGGGAAGCTGCGCAAATGGACTTAGCCCAATAA
- a CDS encoding 2OG-Fe(II) oxygenase, with amino-acid sequence MEKTENTLPQWEHIDWTQVHGELHKKGYASVPGFLSSVECQEFIQRYQKPDGYRKTVVMERYRFGLGEYKYFDYPLPEKIQELRTKLYPHLAPVANLWMKVLKIDKMFPTTHQELLEQCKERGQLKPTPLILKYGEGGFNTLHQDLYGDVYFPIQALLVLSNREVDFSGGEFVMTQQTPRAQSKAIVLKPNQGDLVFFTTNFRPVKGQKGYYRVNMKHGVSEVTNGNRYALGIIFHDAVS; translated from the coding sequence ATGGAAAAAACAGAAAATACCCTTCCTCAATGGGAACATATTGATTGGACTCAAGTGCATGGGGAACTACACAAAAAAGGATATGCCTCCGTGCCTGGTTTTTTAAGTTCAGTGGAATGCCAAGAATTCATCCAACGCTATCAAAAGCCTGATGGGTACCGAAAAACGGTAGTCATGGAGCGTTATCGTTTTGGTTTGGGCGAGTATAAGTATTTTGATTATCCGCTTCCGGAGAAAATCCAAGAATTGAGAACCAAGCTTTATCCCCATCTTGCCCCTGTGGCCAATCTTTGGATGAAAGTATTGAAAATTGACAAGATGTTTCCTACTACCCATCAAGAGTTATTGGAGCAATGTAAAGAGAGAGGGCAGCTTAAACCTACCCCATTGATACTCAAATACGGTGAAGGCGGTTTCAACACCTTGCACCAAGACTTATATGGAGATGTCTATTTTCCCATCCAGGCACTACTGGTGTTGAGCAATCGGGAGGTTGACTTTTCGGGTGGTGAATTTGTAATGACACAACAAACCCCCAGGGCCCAATCCAAAGCCATCGTACTAAAGCCCAATCAAGGTGACCTTGTATTCTTTACCACTAATTTTAGGCCTGTGAAGGGGCAAAAAGGGTACTACCGCGTAAACATGAAGCATGGGGTAAGTGAAGTTACCAATGGAAACCGGTATGCATTGGGCATTATTTTTCACGATGCTGTTAGTTGA
- a CDS encoding Ada metal-binding domain-containing protein — protein sequence MKQHSVLSDSALRQGIKNGGILFAGNINLKIYGTLKCASGKRMKRKNRVFFSSEKEALNLGYRPCGHCMKIAYQKWKNGFVQ from the coding sequence ATGAAACAACATTCCGTATTAAGTGATTCAGCCCTTAGACAAGGTATCAAAAATGGAGGAATCCTCTTTGCCGGAAATATAAATCTGAAGATTTATGGTACCTTGAAATGCGCTTCGGGCAAACGTATGAAACGTAAAAATCGTGTTTTTTTTAGTTCTGAGAAGGAAGCCCTAAATTTAGGATATCGACCCTGCGGACATTGTATGAAGATTGCATATCAAAAATGGAAGAATGGATTTGTTCAGTAG
- a CDS encoding alpha-ketoglutarate-dependent dioxygenase AlkB: MDLFSSQIDPNKNWLPFDGIVNYHGMIMDYEKANGFYEHLLHSIAWKNDVAIIFGKRIETKRKVAWYGDQPFEYTYSKTTKKALPWTNELLELKQLVEKLTGETYNSCLLNLYHSGEEGMAWHSDAEKDLKKDGAIGSLSFGAERRFSFKHKKTKEKVTLLLEHGSLLVMKGATQTHWLHRLPPTKVIHKPRINLTFRTIESF; this comes from the coding sequence ATGGATTTGTTCAGTAGTCAAATAGACCCCAATAAAAACTGGTTGCCTTTTGATGGCATTGTGAATTACCACGGTATGATCATGGACTATGAAAAAGCAAATGGGTTTTATGAACACTTGCTTCATTCCATCGCTTGGAAAAACGATGTGGCCATTATCTTTGGAAAACGTATTGAAACCAAACGAAAAGTCGCGTGGTATGGCGACCAACCTTTTGAATATACCTATTCCAAAACTACCAAAAAGGCCCTGCCATGGACCAACGAACTTTTGGAATTGAAACAATTGGTGGAAAAATTGACCGGGGAAACTTATAATTCGTGTTTGCTTAATCTGTACCACTCTGGAGAAGAGGGCATGGCCTGGCACAGTGATGCCGAAAAAGACCTCAAAAAAGATGGTGCCATCGGTTCTTTGAGTTTTGGAGCCGAACGACGATTTTCCTTCAAGCACAAAAAAACCAAGGAAAAAGTCACCCTACTTTTGGAACACGGTAGTTTGTTGGTGATGAAAGGTGCAACACAGACGCATTGGCTACATCGTCTTCCTCCAACAAAGGTCATTCACAAGCCACGGATAAACCTTACGTTTAGGACCATAGAATCCTTTTAA
- a CDS encoding transporter, whose product MIQTKSACRISFKHKISFFGTCSIVLQVLLCVCSTTTLEAQTPSDALMMPSKNICVLFAYDMGSFDRYWEGDYLRSNQTIATVDRNTVLPMAAIGILDDLNFYVGLPFIRTESSEPNGGKFTGARGFQDLGLAVKYRAIQETVLNGELTAFATASFSTPFTNYLSDYKPYSIGAGAPEFALRAISQYQWNNGFYVRGSIAHLWRGYTEAERDYYYADGSYYTAWMDVPNAWTYDGVVGKWLFDYSLKLEFNYTGLASTSGDDIRAYNAAQPTNRVKFDRIGFSAQYYFKSLKGLGVVAYHNRIIDGRNMPKLSNTGFGVTYQFNPFKKTIEVEENEQ is encoded by the coding sequence ATGATTCAAACGAAGAGTGCTTGTAGAATTTCATTCAAGCATAAAATTAGCTTCTTCGGTACTTGCTCCATTGTGCTGCAAGTCCTTTTGTGTGTTTGTTCAACAACCACACTAGAAGCACAGACACCCAGTGACGCCCTTATGATGCCATCCAAGAACATTTGTGTCTTGTTTGCCTATGACATGGGCTCTTTTGACCGGTATTGGGAAGGCGACTATTTGCGATCTAACCAAACCATAGCCACAGTTGATCGAAATACAGTGCTTCCCATGGCGGCCATTGGTATTTTGGATGACCTCAACTTTTATGTTGGGCTACCTTTTATACGAACGGAATCATCGGAACCCAATGGAGGAAAGTTTACAGGGGCCCGCGGTTTTCAGGATTTAGGATTGGCCGTTAAATATCGGGCAATTCAAGAAACTGTGCTCAATGGAGAGCTTACCGCTTTTGCCACAGCAAGTTTTTCTACCCCTTTCACCAATTATCTATCTGATTACAAACCGTACAGTATTGGTGCTGGCGCCCCGGAATTTGCATTACGGGCCATTAGTCAGTATCAATGGAACAATGGATTCTATGTTCGAGGTTCCATTGCCCATTTATGGCGCGGCTATACCGAAGCGGAACGGGATTATTATTATGCCGATGGTAGTTATTACACCGCTTGGATGGACGTACCCAATGCATGGACCTATGATGGTGTTGTTGGAAAATGGCTGTTTGATTATTCCCTAAAACTTGAGTTCAACTATACCGGATTGGCCTCTACCAGCGGTGACGATATTAGGGCCTATAATGCCGCACAGCCCACAAACCGGGTAAAATTTGACCGTATTGGTTTTTCCGCCCAGTACTATTTTAAATCATTGAAAGGATTGGGTGTTGTGGCTTACCATAATAGAATTATTGACGGACGCAACATGCCCAAATTAAGTAACACTGGTTTTGGTGTTACCTATCAGTTTAACCCATTCAAGAAAACAATTGAAGTAGAAGAAAATGAACAATAA
- a CDS encoding phosphatase PAP2 family protein has translation MNNKIYTLLLALGLTILASCEKDTPRYLPYEGYTFTELNENGGEWTPVLLDAGNVIDIDAPDATDSQAYQDELDAVRTATVSMTSKQKNAVKYWTNNPTVRWNEIALELIAKYNLIPGPNEDGTYTLPNPANPEGPPAFPFAHPPYACRALAYLSVAQFDGLISAWHYKYQYNRPAPYQVNESIKYAYEENNIPSYPSDGAVIARASRNILTAMFPLEAEYLQKLEEEHLESLINSGGNVQSDITAGVAIGDAVSAMGLSRASTDGMKNAQTPKAVSDSIKQAALDRFGWAWDNLEIPERPVGLTPFFSKVTMWSIDDVESVRPIPPPALDSQEYLDDVEVLKDHARNMTDEKRRIANFWQDGLGTYTPPGHWNRIANELIVEYKLNPLQTARTLAYMNMAIMDSGISCWDAKYYYHYPRPIQLIEGFETIAGTPNFPSYTSGHSVFSAAASEVLAYIFPEEASTMRAWAEEAAISRVYGGIHWSFDATVGTDQGREVAQYTIDRARADGADN, from the coding sequence ATGAACAATAAAATATACACACTGTTACTGGCCTTGGGGCTTACCATTTTAGCTTCATGCGAAAAAGATACACCAAGGTACCTTCCTTATGAAGGGTATACCTTTACAGAACTGAATGAAAATGGAGGGGAATGGACCCCGGTTCTTCTAGACGCAGGAAATGTTATAGACATCGATGCTCCTGATGCTACAGATTCCCAAGCCTATCAAGATGAGCTTGATGCTGTAAGAACGGCCACGGTGAGCATGACTTCAAAACAAAAGAATGCCGTAAAGTACTGGACCAATAATCCTACCGTGCGCTGGAATGAGATTGCCCTGGAACTCATTGCCAAATACAACCTTATTCCAGGTCCTAATGAAGATGGCACCTATACCTTGCCCAATCCAGCAAACCCGGAAGGTCCGCCAGCATTTCCATTTGCACATCCACCCTATGCTTGCAGGGCATTGGCCTATTTGTCTGTTGCTCAGTTTGATGGACTCATCAGTGCTTGGCATTATAAATACCAATACAACAGGCCTGCCCCATATCAAGTAAATGAAAGCATCAAGTATGCCTATGAAGAAAACAACATTCCTTCCTATCCTTCTGATGGAGCGGTAATAGCCCGTGCTTCTCGTAATATTTTAACAGCCATGTTTCCGTTGGAAGCAGAATACCTGCAAAAATTGGAAGAGGAACATTTGGAGAGCCTTATCAATTCTGGCGGCAATGTACAGAGCGACATTACCGCTGGTGTGGCAATCGGTGATGCCGTTTCGGCCATGGGACTGTCCCGAGCCAGTACCGATGGTATGAAGAATGCCCAAACCCCAAAAGCAGTCTCTGATTCCATCAAGCAAGCTGCCCTTGATCGATTTGGTTGGGCGTGGGATAACCTTGAAATCCCCGAACGTCCTGTAGGATTAACTCCGTTCTTTAGCAAAGTAACCATGTGGAGCATTGACGATGTGGAGAGTGTTCGCCCTATCCCTCCGCCCGCATTGGATTCACAGGAATACTTGGACGATGTGGAGGTATTGAAGGATCATGCCCGCAACATGACCGATGAAAAAAGACGGATTGCCAACTTTTGGCAAGACGGCTTGGGTACCTACACTCCTCCCGGACACTGGAACCGCATCGCCAATGAACTTATTGTGGAGTACAAATTAAATCCTTTGCAAACTGCTCGCACATTGGCCTATATGAACATGGCCATTATGGATTCAGGTATAAGTTGTTGGGATGCCAAATATTATTATCATTATCCAAGACCCATTCAACTCATTGAAGGATTTGAGACCATAGCTGGAACACCAAACTTCCCAAGCTATACGTCTGGTCACAGCGTATTCTCAGCTGCTGCATCCGAAGTGCTGGCCTATATTTTCCCCGAGGAAGCTTCAACGATGAGAGCATGGGCCGAAGAAGCCGCAATATCGCGGGTGTATGGAGGGATCCATTGGAGTTTTGACGCAACCGTAGGCACAGATCAAGGTCGGGAGGTTGCCCAATATACCATTGACCGTGCAAGGGCCGATGGGGCGGACAATTAA
- a CDS encoding YtxH domain-containing protein, producing the protein MSDSSNTILGILAGTAIGATLGILFAPDKGTATRKKLVEQSNSLVDDVAQSTTQLKNQVVDTFSSKTSSLEDEVESLVSSASYKADDVISTLEAKLKELKAKNKKLQTASK; encoded by the coding sequence ATGAGCGATAGTAGTAATACAATTTTAGGAATATTGGCCGGTACGGCCATAGGAGCAACCTTAGGCATATTGTTCGCTCCAGATAAAGGAACAGCAACTCGAAAAAAATTGGTGGAACAATCCAATAGCTTGGTAGATGATGTGGCACAAAGCACCACACAACTGAAAAACCAAGTTGTTGATACGTTCAGTTCCAAAACCAGTTCTTTGGAGGACGAAGTGGAATCCTTGGTCTCCTCAGCAAGTTATAAGGCTGACGATGTAATCTCAACATTGGAAGCGAAGTTGAAGGAGCTTAAGGCCAAAAATAAGAAACTTCAAACCGCCTCAAAATAA